One part of the Halopenitus persicus genome encodes these proteins:
- a CDS encoding DUF7344 domain-containing protein yields the protein MPQQTNNERENDRDNDPVVSALLNDATAERDGEKELSTDAVFEVLYNRRRRDILRYLRDRDGSATASDLAEHIAAKENDVTVQQLSSSQRKRVYVGLYQNHLPMMDDIGVIEYEKNRGTVRLRECGTQLEPYLDDTVGRDRHRTTVVVAFVLAGMILLGLTGVPPFAAPPELLRIGVGMAGFLGLAALDSYSRAST from the coding sequence ATGCCACAACAAACCAACAACGAACGTGAAAACGACCGGGACAACGATCCGGTTGTGAGCGCTTTACTGAACGATGCGACCGCTGAACGGGACGGTGAGAAGGAGCTGTCCACGGACGCCGTGTTCGAAGTACTGTACAACCGCCGACGCAGGGACATACTGCGGTATCTTCGGGATCGGGACGGGTCGGCGACGGCGAGCGACCTGGCCGAACACATCGCCGCAAAGGAGAACGACGTCACCGTTCAGCAGCTCTCCTCGTCGCAGCGGAAGCGCGTTTACGTCGGGCTCTACCAGAACCACCTGCCGATGATGGACGACATCGGCGTCATCGAGTACGAGAAGAATCGGGGAACGGTTCGGCTCCGCGAGTGTGGGACACAGCTGGAGCCGTACCTCGACGACACCGTTGGAAGGGACCGGCATCGGACGACGGTCGTGGTGGCGTTCGTCCTCGCGGGGATGATCCTGCTGGGGCTCACCGGCGTTCCCCCGTTCGCCGCGCCACCGGAACTGCTCCGGATCGGCGTCGGGATGGCCGGGTTCCTCGGACTGGCTGCACTGGACTCGTACAGTCGCGCTTCGACGTGA
- a CDS encoding DUF7289 family protein: MSNDSTRTHEGTAPATDRAVSEVVSVALLIAIVVLGMSTIVLIAGPQLSGGQEDVEVSQAEQSVTQFDAEAKRVAIGGTSSRTVDLGLRGNGGTLDVDPESGRLTVEYVDLMDSENRTEITNTSMGTVVYENGDTTVGYQSGGVWRSDGNGSMMVSPPEIRFRNETLTMHIVESNRGGSVHSDVQIARSGPSVQQYPNSTAGLHNRVEGAIVQVTIESRYYRAWGRYFDDDADTIVQYDHDKQVVVIQFVALPQDYSPEAGVIATSGPGEIRLEGTGAYIDSYDSTVGSYAETNGDNGSVRSAGEVSMFGDSRINGDVAADSDISIESGSSQIDGNASSATQVHVHDGESVTGEITNNGSNVPSIPPIDRLVEYRVDQVVGENDNDATDAISDDRLDFGGGDEIELTAGEYYLENIDLDGETLVLNTTDGDVTIALETWVMIDEGHVEIEGDGEVRLFVKSTEKNTVNVPGEGKRDLHFYVERDASVTTVDDDRERSTQFLVFGPGHFEGAIAGSSAKRPSVTGVIIAPAGPLGDGEFYIKQGELYGAVMTGNLTLGQNGAVHFDHAIKGERIPLAPGVPRFEYLYIEHHEIEVREG; this comes from the coding sequence ATGTCAAATGATAGTACACGCACGCACGAGGGAACGGCTCCGGCGACCGACCGCGCCGTCTCCGAAGTCGTGTCCGTGGCGTTGCTGATCGCCATCGTCGTCCTCGGGATGTCCACCATCGTGCTGATCGCCGGGCCGCAGCTGTCGGGAGGCCAGGAGGACGTCGAGGTGAGCCAGGCCGAGCAGTCGGTGACCCAGTTCGATGCCGAGGCGAAACGCGTCGCGATCGGAGGGACGTCGTCACGGACCGTCGACCTCGGGTTGCGGGGGAACGGCGGCACCCTCGACGTCGACCCCGAGAGCGGACGCCTCACGGTCGAGTACGTCGACCTCATGGATAGCGAAAACCGGACCGAAATCACGAACACGTCAATGGGAACCGTCGTCTACGAGAACGGTGACACGACGGTCGGGTACCAGAGTGGCGGCGTCTGGCGCAGCGACGGGAACGGATCGATGATGGTGTCGCCGCCCGAGATCCGGTTCCGGAACGAAACCCTCACGATGCACATCGTCGAAAGCAATCGAGGAGGAAGCGTCCACAGCGACGTTCAGATCGCCCGTTCCGGGCCCTCCGTACAGCAGTACCCCAACTCGACCGCCGGCCTGCACAACAGGGTGGAGGGCGCCATCGTCCAGGTCACCATCGAGAGCCGGTACTACAGGGCCTGGGGTCGGTACTTCGACGATGACGCGGATACGATCGTCCAGTACGACCACGACAAGCAGGTGGTCGTGATCCAGTTCGTGGCGCTCCCGCAGGATTACTCGCCGGAAGCCGGGGTCATCGCGACGTCCGGGCCCGGCGAGATTCGACTCGAGGGAACCGGCGCCTACATCGACAGCTACGACTCGACGGTCGGCTCGTACGCTGAGACGAACGGCGATAACGGATCCGTCAGATCCGCCGGGGAAGTCTCGATGTTCGGAGACTCTCGAATCAACGGTGACGTCGCAGCCGACAGCGACATCTCCATCGAGTCAGGGTCGAGCCAGATCGACGGCAACGCCTCGTCAGCAACGCAGGTCCACGTACACGACGGGGAATCGGTCACGGGGGAGATCACGAACAACGGGTCCAACGTCCCGTCCATCCCGCCGATCGACAGGTTAGTCGAGTATCGAGTCGACCAGGTGGTCGGCGAGAACGACAACGACGCCACCGACGCGATCAGCGACGACCGGCTCGATTTCGGCGGCGGCGACGAAATCGAGCTCACGGCCGGCGAGTACTACCTGGAGAACATCGACCTCGACGGCGAGACGCTCGTGTTGAATACGACGGACGGCGACGTCACCATCGCCCTGGAAACCTGGGTCATGATCGACGAGGGGCACGTCGAGATCGAGGGCGACGGCGAGGTCCGGCTCTTCGTGAAGAGCACCGAGAAGAACACCGTCAACGTCCCGGGGGAGGGGAAACGGGACCTCCACTTCTACGTCGAACGGGACGCCAGCGTGACGACCGTGGACGACGACCGCGAACGATCCACGCAGTTCCTCGTCTTCGGCCCGGGCCACTTCGAAGGAGCGATCGCGGGGTCGTCGGCCAAGAGGCCGAGCGTGACCGGGGTCATCATCGCCCCCGCCGGACCGCTTGGCGACGGCGAGTTCTACATCAAACAGGGCGAACTCTACGGCGCAGTCATGACCGGGAATCTGACGCTCGGTCAGAACGGTGCAGTCCACTTCGACCACGCCATCAAGGGCGAACGGATCCCGCTTGCGCCGGGCGTTCCCCGATTCGAATACCTGTACATCGAACACCACGAGATCGAGGTCAGGGAGGGGTAG
- a CDS encoding type IV pilin: MTQRRRSDERASGSDDRAVSPVVGTALLLGITVILATVIGTVVLDVGVGSADAPQVTLSFSVADDGGDQVVELHHEGGEPLVAEEIVVRTEQGDEYDLSSDRLVTGERTVMVNDTGDAIGPDDVERVTVVWQDPRGSTESVLGTFRP, translated from the coding sequence ATGACGCAACGACGAAGATCGGACGAGCGAGCGTCGGGTTCCGACGACCGCGCGGTGTCGCCGGTCGTGGGGACTGCGCTACTGCTCGGCATTACGGTGATCCTCGCGACCGTCATCGGCACCGTGGTGCTTGACGTCGGCGTCGGGTCGGCAGACGCTCCCCAGGTGACGCTCTCGTTCAGCGTGGCCGACGACGGGGGCGACCAGGTCGTCGAGCTGCACCACGAGGGCGGCGAGCCGCTCGTTGCGGAGGAGATCGTGGTCCGGACCGAGCAGGGCGACGAGTACGACCTGTCCAGTGATCGGCTCGTCACCGGCGAACGGACGGTGATGGTGAACGACACCGGTGATGCGATCGGTCCGGACGACGTCGAACGGGTCACCGTCGTCTGGCAGGATCCCCGCGGCAGCACCGAGAGCGTCCTGGGAACGTTCAGACCGTAA
- a CDS encoding ATPase, T2SS/T4P/T4SS family — protein sequence MSGDTVETGATEFPDLPGSEGTDDDSDPPAAILGEYTWKEFMREHGYGDEVEAVYRDVDPEANGDTFFPFSSTDVRRVPNADDWDRVAFTPAAYLGCRPSAFEDRLRRATSASARFDRAFENWIVRTRVAKGEYTWEHFKWEYYYDDGRPPRDGGEIEPFAPSEHLGFHPDDIGSVLAAGAENARELLEIEDRRTVNVTPELDEDEFFSTNEGLTTLTNRYDLEKAVPMEKKRHFVEEDRYWVDKPYAFVVIFHSVTENEKKYYVIEPYLNEIEQDLVEFFSGKLRTSIKYSDEDVVVRGTEEERADLLEEETRWLIDRYNLRSPAASDDESTDGPLRETLTRFDGEAVRDRLRGLVDSLGSSSEEPDDDSTDEPTELEGISARPEPAVLAEDSGWLTEYQVQKVLRLIRRDFIGYERIDPIKHDINVEDISCDGYNFPVFVYHTDYENLITNIKHGEDRLDSFVIKIAQRSGKGISKRQPQVDATLPDGSRAQLTLGEEVSDHGTNYTIRQFKDVPFTPVDLINWKTFSLDEMAFLWLCIESNKSLIFAGGTASGKTTSLNAVSLFIPSNSKIVSIEDTREVELPQRNWIASVTRPSFSQDNVGDIDEFDLLEAGLRQRPDYIVMGEVRGEEGRTLFQVMSTGHTTYTTFHADTVDEVLKRFTTDPINVSKTLFTALDLISVQTQTRVQGRKVRRNKTITEINSYDAENDEVSVQDVYQWQPEEDEFLQHGNSKKLQEIAFDRGWTPEQLNAERFKRRTILAYLITNGLNTYTEVAATLQAFINDPETILTMIANERLEESLADLREMESVLIDVDPVKEALVPRPEPGSDVLEEAERILEVAEDRIFKEYRGKQASSLADALSRTKHANDATASPERDPQMLMAVDDADDQLLADGATSDVEMPKPPETVDAGETTRGPTPDARVDDADVSSNEYDDDEPTSEAMDEPTSEAMDEPTSEAMDEPTSEAMDEPTSEAMDEPTSEAMDEPTSEAMDEPTSEAMDEPTSEAMDEPTSEAMDEPTSEAMDEPTSGATDDDTQERE from the coding sequence ATGAGTGGGGACACGGTCGAAACGGGTGCGACGGAGTTCCCCGATCTCCCCGGTAGCGAGGGTACGGACGACGACTCCGACCCGCCAGCGGCCATCCTCGGGGAGTACACGTGGAAGGAGTTCATGCGCGAACACGGGTACGGAGACGAGGTCGAGGCCGTGTACCGGGACGTCGATCCCGAGGCGAACGGGGACACGTTCTTCCCGTTCTCGAGCACCGACGTCCGTCGTGTTCCGAACGCCGACGACTGGGATCGCGTCGCGTTCACCCCGGCTGCGTACCTCGGTTGCCGGCCATCCGCGTTCGAGGACCGGCTCCGCCGGGCCACGAGCGCGAGCGCACGGTTCGATCGCGCGTTCGAGAACTGGATCGTGCGGACCCGGGTCGCGAAGGGCGAGTACACGTGGGAGCACTTCAAGTGGGAGTACTACTACGACGACGGCCGACCCCCACGGGACGGCGGGGAGATCGAACCGTTCGCCCCGTCCGAGCATCTGGGGTTCCATCCCGACGACATCGGATCGGTGCTGGCTGCAGGCGCTGAAAACGCCCGGGAGTTGCTCGAGATCGAGGACCGCCGGACGGTGAACGTTACTCCCGAACTGGACGAGGACGAGTTCTTCTCGACGAACGAGGGACTGACGACGCTCACGAACCGCTACGATCTGGAGAAGGCCGTCCCGATGGAGAAAAAGCGGCACTTCGTCGAGGAGGACCGATACTGGGTCGACAAGCCGTATGCGTTCGTCGTCATCTTCCACTCGGTCACGGAAAACGAGAAGAAGTACTACGTGATCGAACCGTACCTCAACGAGATCGAGCAGGACCTCGTCGAGTTCTTCTCCGGCAAGCTCCGGACGAGCATCAAGTACTCCGACGAGGACGTCGTCGTCAGGGGAACCGAGGAGGAGCGCGCGGACCTGCTCGAGGAGGAGACCAGGTGGTTGATCGACCGGTACAACCTGCGTAGCCCGGCCGCGAGCGACGACGAGTCAACCGACGGGCCGCTGCGCGAGACCCTGACACGGTTCGACGGGGAGGCCGTCCGCGACCGACTCAGGGGACTCGTGGACTCGCTCGGATCGTCGTCCGAGGAGCCCGACGACGATTCGACGGATGAACCCACGGAACTGGAGGGGATCTCGGCCCGTCCGGAACCCGCGGTGCTCGCGGAGGACTCGGGATGGCTCACCGAGTACCAGGTCCAGAAGGTGCTCCGGCTGATCCGGCGCGACTTCATCGGGTACGAGCGGATCGACCCGATCAAACACGACATCAACGTGGAGGACATCTCCTGTGACGGCTACAACTTCCCGGTCTTCGTCTACCACACCGATTACGAGAACCTGATCACGAACATCAAGCACGGGGAAGACCGGCTCGACAGCTTCGTCATCAAGATCGCCCAGCGGTCCGGGAAGGGGATCTCGAAGCGTCAGCCGCAGGTGGACGCCACCCTGCCGGACGGCTCCCGCGCCCAACTCACGCTCGGCGAGGAGGTCTCCGACCACGGGACGAACTACACCATCCGGCAGTTCAAGGACGTCCCGTTCACGCCGGTCGACCTCATCAACTGGAAGACGTTCTCGCTCGACGAGATGGCCTTCCTGTGGCTCTGCATCGAGAGCAACAAGTCGCTGATATTTGCGGGTGGCACCGCCTCCGGGAAGACGACGAGCCTGAACGCGGTCTCGCTGTTCATCCCCTCGAACTCGAAGATCGTCTCGATCGAGGACACCCGCGAGGTCGAGCTGCCCCAGCGCAACTGGATCGCCAGCGTGACTCGGCCGTCGTTCAGCCAGGACAACGTCGGCGACATCGACGAGTTCGACCTCCTGGAGGCGGGGCTCCGGCAGCGCCCCGACTACATCGTGATGGGTGAGGTGCGGGGAGAGGAGGGCCGAACCCTCTTTCAGGTGATGTCGACCGGACACACGACGTACACCACCTTCCACGCCGACACGGTCGACGAGGTGTTGAAGCGGTTCACGACGGACCCGATCAACGTCTCGAAGACGCTATTCACGGCGCTGGACCTGATCTCGGTTCAGACCCAGACCCGGGTCCAGGGCCGGAAGGTCCGGCGCAACAAGACGATCACGGAGATCAACTCCTACGACGCTGAGAACGACGAGGTGAGCGTCCAGGACGTGTACCAGTGGCAGCCGGAGGAGGACGAGTTCCTCCAGCACGGAAACTCGAAGAAGCTCCAGGAGATCGCCTTCGACCGCGGCTGGACCCCCGAGCAGCTCAACGCGGAACGGTTCAAGCGCCGCACCATCCTGGCGTACCTCATCACGAACGGGCTGAACACGTACACCGAGGTCGCCGCCACGCTGCAGGCGTTCATCAACGATCCCGAGACGATCCTGACGATGATCGCCAACGAACGGCTGGAGGAGAGTCTGGCGGACCTCCGGGAGATGGAGTCGGTGCTCATCGACGTCGACCCCGTGAAGGAAGCGCTGGTCCCGCGGCCCGAGCCCGGATCGGACGTCCTCGAGGAGGCGGAACGCATCCTCGAGGTTGCGGAGGATCGGATCTTCAAGGAGTACCGTGGAAAGCAGGCCAGCAGCCTGGCCGACGCGCTCTCCCGAACGAAACACGCGAACGACGCCACCGCGTCGCCGGAACGTGACCCACAGATGCTGATGGCGGTCGACGACGCCGACGATCAACTCCTGGCCGACGGAGCGACGTCGGACGTCGAGATGCCGAAACCCCCAGAGACCGTCGATGCTGGGGAGACGACACGGGGACCGACGCCGGACGCACGCGTCGACGATGCGGACGTCTCATCGAACGAATACGATGACGACGAGCCGACCAGCGAAGCGATGGACGAGCCGACTAGCGAAGCGATGGACGAGCCGACTAGCGAAGCGATGGACGAGCCGACTAGCGAAGCGATGGACGAGCCGACTAGCGAAGCGATGGACGAGCCGACTAGCGAAGCGATGGACGAGCCGACTAGCGAAGCGATGGACGAGCCGACTAGCGAAGCGATGGACGAGCCGACTAGCGAAGCGATGGACGAGCCGACTAGCGAAGCGATGGACGAGCCGACCAGCGAAGCGATGGACGAGCCGACCAGCGGAGCGACCGACGACGACACCCAGGAGCGTGAATGA
- a CDS encoding type II secretion system F family protein has protein sequence MSTDPVAVHGWRRRRYIDTLTDAFRPVYVRLFDENDSFVINVEDKLAEARMDKTVEVYLSRALAFGTICGALLWLLGVTVAFGVIETGIVEVGALTSLRIPNPTLLALIEIARVPFLIVTSGFLLGSIGFAAVFGSYVALPYSRAGSRKREINTLLPDAVSFMYALSLGGMSQIEIIETMAESADTYGEVSMEFRTILQETRYFDTDYRTAIQRCAVRTPSAELSQFFTDMLSIIDSGGSMTEFLEDKKDIHFRHAKEDQQRTLETLELFSEMYITISLFPLLLIVILVILDMIGGSQELLLYGTVYVLIPGLGLAFLVIVSTVRTDEHGNGYLELEDDVGRFDFGQESNALDLGLIGQFTGTYYIFDRIASREGTKVAMEMFKNPHVFLRDNPIYTLAITVPGSIAFVAVTVLTGSAPVTWAGVIDYPIWSTVVYVYVPLFAICIPFTVFWEWNVRRRRAVLDGLSENLRKLASANATGLTLLESIKVVADTTPGKLGEEFRTIHSKSNYGMHLKESLVVFNNKYHIPRLARTVKLVSKAQEISSQISTVLSTAAVATETQEDIERDRKQRAMMQVAIIVLTYLTLLGVIALLKAQFVDVMADVTAQTEGGAGTGGRNFGVSMDLGLLSLLFFHAVTLQAILSGLVCGYIRDANVASGVKYVVFLSTAALGVWLVVA, from the coding sequence ATGAGTACAGACCCGGTGGCCGTTCACGGATGGCGACGTCGACGCTACATCGACACCCTCACGGACGCGTTCAGACCCGTCTACGTCAGGCTGTTCGACGAGAACGATTCCTTCGTCATCAACGTCGAGGACAAGCTCGCCGAGGCTCGTATGGACAAGACTGTGGAGGTGTACCTCTCGCGAGCGCTCGCGTTCGGAACGATCTGTGGAGCCCTGCTCTGGCTGCTGGGCGTCACCGTGGCCTTCGGAGTGATCGAGACCGGCATCGTGGAGGTCGGGGCGCTTACCAGCCTCCGGATCCCGAACCCGACGCTTCTGGCGCTGATCGAGATCGCCCGGGTCCCGTTTTTGATCGTGACCTCGGGGTTCCTGCTCGGCTCGATCGGCTTCGCGGCCGTCTTCGGCAGCTACGTCGCGCTCCCGTACAGTCGGGCCGGATCCCGCAAACGTGAGATCAACACGCTGCTGCCCGACGCCGTCTCGTTTATGTATGCACTGTCGCTCGGGGGGATGAGCCAGATCGAGATCATCGAAACGATGGCCGAATCGGCGGACACCTACGGGGAAGTGTCGATGGAGTTTCGAACGATCCTCCAGGAGACCCGGTACTTCGATACGGACTACCGGACGGCCATCCAGCGATGCGCAGTCCGGACTCCGAGTGCCGAACTGAGCCAGTTCTTCACCGATATGCTGTCGATCATCGACAGCGGCGGGAGCATGACGGAGTTCCTCGAGGACAAGAAGGACATTCACTTCCGCCACGCCAAGGAGGACCAGCAACGCACCCTCGAGACGCTCGAGCTGTTCAGCGAGATGTACATCACGATCTCGCTGTTCCCCCTGCTTCTGATCGTCATTCTCGTGATCCTGGACATGATCGGCGGGAGCCAGGAGCTGCTCCTCTACGGGACCGTGTACGTGCTGATACCGGGACTCGGACTGGCGTTCCTGGTCATCGTCTCGACGGTCCGGACGGACGAGCACGGGAACGGCTACCTCGAACTGGAGGACGACGTCGGGCGGTTCGATTTCGGCCAGGAGTCGAACGCGCTGGACCTCGGGTTGATCGGACAGTTCACGGGAACGTACTACATCTTCGACCGGATCGCCAGCCGGGAAGGCACCAAAGTGGCCATGGAGATGTTCAAGAACCCCCACGTCTTCCTGCGCGACAATCCGATATATACGCTCGCGATCACCGTTCCGGGGTCGATTGCGTTCGTGGCCGTGACGGTCCTGACCGGATCGGCTCCGGTCACGTGGGCCGGCGTCATCGACTATCCGATCTGGTCGACGGTCGTCTACGTGTACGTCCCGTTGTTCGCCATCTGTATCCCCTTCACGGTCTTCTGGGAGTGGAACGTTCGACGACGGCGGGCCGTCCTGGATGGGCTCTCCGAGAACCTCCGGAAGCTGGCGAGCGCAAACGCGACGGGGCTGACGCTGCTCGAATCGATCAAGGTGGTCGCGGACACGACGCCCGGCAAGCTGGGGGAGGAGTTCCGGACGATCCACTCGAAGAGCAACTACGGGATGCACCTCAAGGAGTCGCTGGTCGTGTTCAACAACAAGTACCACATCCCGCGGCTCGCCAGGACGGTGAAGCTCGTCAGCAAGGCACAGGAGATCTCGAGCCAGATCTCCACGGTCCTGTCGACGGCCGCAGTGGCGACCGAGACCCAGGAGGACATCGAGCGTGACCGCAAGCAGCGTGCGATGATGCAGGTCGCGATCATCGTCCTGACGTACCTGACGCTGCTCGGCGTGATCGCGCTGTTGAAAGCCCAGTTCGTCGACGTCATGGCGGATGTGACCGCGCAGACCGAAGGCGGAGCCGGGACCGGCGGACGGAACTTCGGCGTCTCCATGGACCTGGGGCTGCTGTCGCTGCTGTTCTTCCACGCCGTGACCCTGCAGGCGATCCTCTCGGGGCTCGTCTGCGGGTACATCCGCGACGCGAACGTGGCGTCGGGCGTGAAGTACGTGGTGTTCCTCTCGACCGCCGCACTCGGCGTCTGGCTGGTGGTTGCATGA
- a CDS encoding DUF7287 family protein yields the protein MIRPPDQSEDGSRTSADDTVDTPGDDTVGTPGDDTVDTPGDDTVGTFADDTRGQTLPDFAAGIAIFLITVTFVSVFVPQLILPFEDQEQPVVADRITNGLGNDALTEPGTPSELNESATRAFFDLAEDEALDRLGVRPWYSVNVTIRDVPSHDPDSAVLCAVDDPDSDEWIGACESGADRFALGPPASTDDRSVSTARRALFAGDSGVVLEVRVW from the coding sequence ATGATCCGACCGCCGGACCAGTCGGAAGACGGTAGCCGGACGTCAGCCGACGACACGGTCGACACACCTGGCGACGACACGGTCGGAACACCTGGCGACGACACGGTCGACACACCTGGCGACGACACGGTCGGAACGTTCGCCGACGACACGCGCGGACAGACGCTCCCCGACTTCGCCGCCGGAATCGCCATCTTCCTCATCACGGTGACGTTCGTCTCCGTATTCGTCCCACAACTGATCCTGCCGTTCGAGGACCAGGAGCAGCCCGTCGTGGCCGATCGGATCACGAACGGGCTGGGGAACGATGCGCTCACGGAGCCGGGGACGCCGTCGGAGCTGAACGAATCGGCGACGCGAGCGTTCTTCGACCTCGCTGAGGACGAGGCGCTCGACCGGCTCGGCGTTCGCCCGTGGTACTCGGTCAACGTGACGATACGCGACGTACCCAGTCACGACCCGGACTCGGCCGTGCTCTGTGCCGTCGACGACCCCGACAGCGACGAGTGGATCGGCGCGTGTGAATCCGGTGCCGATCGGTTCGCGCTCGGCCCACCGGCGTCGACGGACGACCGGTCGGTCTCGACGGCCCGGCGAGCGCTCTTCGCCGGCGACAGCGGCGTCGTTCTCGAAGTGAGGGTCTGGTAA
- a CDS encoding DUF7288 family protein, which translates to MGRNSSENTSDRGQTFTLEAFVAAILLVSTVAFGLQAVSMTSNTASAADAELRGQHVGLAQGVLDRAVENGTLKATLLYWNEAEARFYGADEEDGFYVSESPPTTFGESLDAMFHGSNIRYNVDLSYRDETGDRATRKLVESGTPSDDAVRVAETVTLYDDTVLVNATETPRENVTLASVGGDGFYAPNVDTDGSLYNVIRVEVVLWRA; encoded by the coding sequence ATGGGACGAAACTCGAGCGAAAACACGTCCGACCGTGGCCAGACGTTTACGCTGGAGGCGTTCGTCGCGGCGATCCTCCTCGTCTCGACCGTCGCGTTCGGACTCCAGGCCGTCTCGATGACCTCGAACACGGCGAGCGCCGCGGATGCGGAGCTGCGAGGCCAACACGTCGGACTCGCCCAGGGCGTCCTCGACCGGGCCGTCGAGAACGGGACCCTGAAGGCGACGCTGCTGTACTGGAACGAAGCGGAAGCACGGTTCTACGGGGCCGACGAGGAGGACGGGTTCTACGTCTCCGAGAGCCCACCCACGACGTTCGGCGAGTCGCTGGACGCGATGTTTCACGGATCGAACATCCGATACAACGTCGATCTGTCCTACCGCGACGAAACCGGCGACCGGGCGACCCGGAAGCTGGTCGAGTCCGGCACGCCGAGCGACGACGCGGTGCGGGTCGCCGAGACGGTGACGCTGTACGACGACACCGTTCTCGTCAACGCGACCGAAACGCCCCGCGAAAACGTGACGCTCGCGTCGGTCGGCGGAGACGGGTTTTACGCGCCCAACGTGGACACGGACGGTTCGCTGTACAACGTGATCCGGGTGGAGGTGGTCCTGTGGCGCGCCTAG
- a CDS encoding DUF7266 family protein, with product MRDRRSTTDRGVSTVVSYALILGIVALLLVTLILAFAPLVTNQQTSAVHSTLAVVGNDLAGDVESVDRLAVTTGSNGTVVHRTRLPERIGGSPYRIDIDQPGGETYYELTLRSPDHDLDVTVTVRTRTEIDVAEIGTLDGGHLEIASGENGLVIRNA from the coding sequence ATGCGTGACCGCCGTTCGACGACCGACCGCGGCGTCTCGACGGTCGTGAGCTACGCGCTGATCCTGGGGATCGTGGCCCTGCTCCTGGTCACGCTGATCCTGGCGTTCGCTCCGCTGGTGACGAACCAGCAGACGAGCGCCGTCCACTCGACGCTTGCGGTCGTGGGCAACGACCTCGCCGGCGACGTCGAGAGCGTCGACAGGCTCGCGGTCACGACCGGGTCGAACGGGACGGTCGTCCATCGCACGCGGCTCCCGGAGCGCATCGGGGGGAGTCCCTACCGGATAGATATCGACCAGCCGGGCGGCGAGACGTACTACGAGCTCACGCTCCGGAGTCCCGACCACGACCTCGACGTGACGGTCACGGTCAGGACGCGAACCGAGATCGACGTCGCCGAGATCGGGACGCTCGATGGGGGACACCTCGAGATCGCCTCGGGGGAGAACGGGCTGGTGATTCGGAATGCGTGA
- a CDS encoding DUF7289 family protein, whose translation MRDRDRQRCANDRSEHICDRSGHTCDRGEQTHGRGEQTHGRGERTHNRGQSELLGFALIFGVVVLAIVLIGTTGFVGLDDARDFQRTTNAEQALTVLAENIDDVTRRGAPSRTTEIRLADASLSLGEPERITVTVGDSTPENTTDVEMRPIVYDSGSGTTIAYTSGALIRQDGEHSVMIREPNVVLTDELVLLPVVATSPNDAGPVGGTSAVDVRTRSAGTEVVAADDGATTVDVEVTSPRVESWYRFLDGETDADCEAPVDETVTCTIETQRVYVTVEHVDVRFR comes from the coding sequence ATGCGTGACCGCGACCGCCAGCGGTGCGCGAACGACCGGAGCGAGCACATCTGCGATCGAAGCGGGCACACTTGCGACCGGGGCGAACAGACCCACGGCCGGGGCGAACAGACCCACGGCCGGGGCGAACGTACCCATAACCGCGGGCAGAGTGAACTGCTCGGGTTCGCGCTGATCTTCGGGGTCGTCGTCCTCGCCATCGTTCTCATCGGGACGACCGGCTTCGTCGGGCTCGACGATGCCCGGGACTTCCAGCGGACGACGAACGCCGAGCAGGCGTTGACCGTCCTCGCGGAGAACATCGACGACGTGACGCGTCGCGGCGCACCGAGTAGGACCACCGAGATCAGGCTCGCCGACGCCTCGCTGTCGCTCGGGGAGCCGGAACGGATCACCGTCACGGTCGGTGACTCGACGCCGGAGAACACGACTGACGTCGAGATGCGGCCGATCGTGTACGACTCCGGCTCCGGAACGACCATCGCGTACACCAGCGGCGCGCTGATTCGTCAGGACGGCGAGCATTCGGTGATGATCCGGGAGCCGAACGTGGTGCTGACGGACGAGCTGGTACTCCTCCCCGTCGTCGCCACGTCGCCGAACGATGCCGGTCCCGTCGGCGGCACGTCCGCCGTCGACGTCCGGACGCGGAGCGCGGGAACCGAGGTGGTCGCCGCGGACGACGGCGCGACCACCGTCGACGTCGAGGTGACCTCGCCGCGCGTCGAGTCGTGGTACCGGTTCCTCGATGGCGAAACGGACGCCGACTGCGAGGCTCCCGTCGACGAGACGGTAACCTGCACGATCGAAACCCAGCGCGTCTACGTGACGGTCGAGCACGTCGACGTGCGGTTCCGGTGA